One genomic region from Mycobacterium basiliense encodes:
- the dapA gene encoding 4-hydroxy-tetrahydrodipicolinate synthase — protein MSTVGFDAPARLGTLLTAMVTPFGPDGALDIAAAAQLANHLVDQGCDGLVVSGTTGESPTTTDDEKLELLRVVLEAVGDRTRVIAGAGTYDTAHSIRLAKACAAEGAHGLLVVTPYYSRPPQSGLLAHFTAVADATELPVLLYDIPGRSAVPIEPVTLRALASHPNIVGVKDAKADLPSGAQIIADTGLVYYSGDDALNLPWLAMGAIGFISVIGHLASGQLRELLSAFGSGDIATARKINTAVSPLCNAMGRLGGVTLSKAGLRLQGIEVGDPRLPQVAATAEQIESLAADMRAASVLR, from the coding sequence GTGAGCACCGTCGGATTTGACGCTCCCGCGCGCCTGGGAACCCTGCTGACCGCGATGGTGACACCATTTGGCCCCGATGGCGCCCTGGACATTGCCGCCGCGGCGCAACTGGCTAACCACCTGGTTGACCAGGGGTGCGACGGCCTGGTGGTCTCGGGAACCACCGGTGAGTCACCCACCACCACCGACGACGAGAAGCTCGAATTGCTGCGTGTCGTCCTAGAGGCGGTGGGGGATCGGACCCGGGTGATCGCTGGCGCCGGTACCTATGACACCGCGCATAGCATCCGGTTGGCCAAGGCCTGCGCGGCGGAAGGTGCGCATGGCCTGCTGGTTGTCACGCCGTACTACTCGAGACCGCCCCAATCCGGGTTGTTGGCGCATTTCACCGCCGTCGCCGACGCGACCGAGCTACCGGTGCTGCTTTACGACATCCCTGGGCGTTCAGCGGTGCCGATCGAGCCGGTCACGTTGCGTGCGCTCGCGTCGCACCCGAACATTGTCGGCGTCAAGGACGCCAAAGCCGACCTGCCCAGTGGTGCCCAGATCATCGCCGATACCGGCCTGGTGTATTACTCCGGCGACGATGCGCTCAACCTTCCGTGGCTGGCCATGGGCGCGATCGGCTTCATCAGCGTGATCGGCCACCTGGCCTCCGGGCAACTGCGGGAGTTGTTGTCTGCCTTCGGTTCCGGGGATATTGCAACCGCCCGCAAGATCAACACCGCGGTCAGTCCGCTGTGCAACGCGATGGGCCGCCTCGGCGGGGTGACGCTATCCAAGGCGGGTCTGCGGTTGCAGGGCATCGAGGTCGGCGACCCGCGTCTTCCGCAGGTGGCCGCGACAGCGGAGCAGATCGAGTCCTTGGCCGCGGACATGCGCGCGGCCTCGGTACTGCGGTGA
- a CDS encoding ribonuclease J, whose product MNEDLPPPGPLAAGGLRVTALGGINEIGRNMTVFEHLGRLLIIDCGVLFPTHDEPGVDLILPDLRHIEDRLDDIDALVLTHAHEDHIGAIPFLLKLRPDIPIVGSKFTLALVAAKCREHRIKPVLVHVAEGQSSRHGVFECEYFAVNHSIPDALAIAVYTGAGTVLHTGDIKLDQLPLDGRPTDLPGMSRLGDAGVDLFLCDSTNSEIPGVGPSESEVGPTVHRLIRGAGGRVIVACFASNVDRVQQIIDAAVALGRRVSFVGRSMVRNMGIARELGFLRVDNSDLVDIAAAEMLPPDQVVLITTGTQGEPMSALSRMSRGEHRSITLTSGDLIVLSSSLIPGNEEAVYGVIDSLSKIGARVVTNAQARVHVSGHAYAGELLFLYNGVRPRHVMPVHGTWRMLRANAKLAASAGVPEDSILLAENGVSVDLVDGKASIAGAVPVGKMFVDGLITGDVGEITLGERLILSSGFVAVTVVVHRGTGRPAAVPHLHSRGFSEDPKALEPAVRKVEAELESLVAASVIDPIRIAQGVRRTLGKWVGETYRRQPMIVPTVIEV is encoded by the coding sequence GTGAACGAAGACCTTCCCCCGCCCGGCCCGTTGGCCGCAGGTGGGCTGCGGGTCACCGCTCTCGGCGGAATCAACGAAATCGGCCGCAACATGACGGTTTTCGAACATCTGGGACGGCTGCTGATCATCGACTGCGGGGTACTTTTTCCGACCCACGACGAGCCGGGCGTCGATTTGATCCTGCCCGATCTGCGGCATATCGAGGATCGGTTGGATGACATCGACGCCTTGGTGCTCACCCACGCCCACGAGGACCACATCGGGGCGATCCCGTTTCTGCTCAAGTTGCGGCCAGACATCCCGATCGTCGGCTCGAAGTTCACCTTGGCATTGGTTGCCGCCAAATGTCGGGAGCACCGCATCAAGCCGGTGTTGGTCCACGTCGCGGAGGGACAGAGCAGCAGACACGGGGTTTTCGAGTGCGAGTACTTCGCAGTTAATCATTCGATTCCGGATGCGCTGGCCATCGCCGTCTACACCGGCGCGGGAACCGTCCTGCACACCGGCGACATCAAGCTCGATCAACTACCCCTCGACGGCCGCCCGACGGATCTGCCTGGGATGTCACGGCTCGGTGACGCCGGTGTGGATCTGTTTCTGTGTGATTCCACCAACTCCGAAATCCCGGGTGTCGGACCGTCCGAAAGTGAAGTGGGCCCGACGGTGCACCGGCTGATACGGGGCGCCGGGGGCCGGGTCATTGTGGCGTGTTTTGCCTCGAATGTGGACCGGGTGCAACAGATCATCGATGCCGCGGTGGCGTTGGGCCGGCGGGTGTCGTTCGTCGGGCGATCGATGGTGCGCAACATGGGTATCGCGCGGGAACTGGGATTCCTGCGGGTTGACAATTCCGACCTGGTCGACATCGCTGCCGCCGAGATGTTGCCGCCCGACCAGGTGGTGCTGATCACCACCGGCACCCAGGGCGAGCCGATGTCGGCGCTGTCGCGCATGTCGCGTGGCGAACATCGCAGCATCACACTGACTTCGGGTGACCTCATCGTGCTGTCGTCGTCACTGATCCCAGGCAACGAGGAGGCGGTTTACGGCGTTATCGATTCGCTCTCCAAGATCGGCGCCCGGGTCGTCACCAACGCCCAAGCCAGAGTGCATGTTTCCGGCCACGCGTACGCCGGTGAACTGCTCTTTTTGTACAACGGGGTGCGGCCCCGTCACGTCATGCCGGTGCACGGAACGTGGCGGATGCTTCGGGCCAACGCCAAACTGGCCGCCAGCGCCGGGGTGCCGGAGGACTCAATTCTGTTGGCGGAGAATGGTGTCAGCGTCGACCTGGTTGATGGCAAGGCCTCGATCGCGGGCGCGGTGCCGGTCGGCAAGATGTTCGTCGACGGGCTGATCACCGGCGACGTCGGCGAGATCACCCTGGGTGAACGGCTCATCCTGTCGTCCGGCTTCGTCGCCGTGACCGTGGTGGTGCATCGTGGCACCGGGCGTCCGGCGGCGGTGCCGCATCTGCATTCGCGCGGCTTTTCCGAGGATCCCAAGGCGCTCGAACCTGCCGTGCGCAAGGTCGAAGCCGAGCTGGAATCATTGGTCGCTGCCAGCGTCATTGACCCCATCCGGATCGCGCAGGGTGTGCGTCGCACGCTCGGCAAGTGGGTGGGCGAAACCTACCGCCGGCAGCCGATGATTGTGCCGACGGTTATCGAGGTCTGA
- a CDS encoding mycofactocin-coupled SDR family oxidoreductase yields MGRPLEGPLSGRVAFITGAARGQGRAHAVRLAGAGANVIAVDLCEQIDSVPYPLGTADDLALTAKLVADTGAHVVAEQADVRDRASLTNALQAGLGEFGRLDIVIANAGIAPMQAGVDGWHDVIDVNLTGAFHTVDIAIPTMIEQGAGGSIVLISSSAGLAGIGSADAGSIGYTAAKHGLVGLMRLYANLLAPHSIRVNSVHPSGVDTPMINNEFTLQWLAELAAGTGALGAGNALPVQILQADDIADAVAWLASDEARYITGVALPVDAGYVNKR; encoded by the coding sequence ATGGGCCGACCACTCGAAGGCCCCCTAAGCGGCCGGGTCGCGTTCATCACCGGAGCCGCACGCGGTCAGGGGCGTGCGCACGCGGTGCGGCTGGCCGGTGCCGGCGCCAACGTGATCGCGGTCGATTTGTGCGAGCAGATCGACAGCGTGCCATATCCGCTGGGCACCGCCGACGACTTAGCGCTCACCGCCAAGCTTGTAGCGGACACCGGCGCCCACGTCGTGGCCGAGCAAGCCGATGTGCGTGATCGCGCCTCGCTGACCAACGCGTTGCAAGCTGGCCTGGGCGAGTTCGGCCGACTCGATATCGTCATCGCCAACGCCGGCATCGCCCCAATGCAGGCGGGGGTGGACGGTTGGCACGATGTCATCGACGTCAACCTCACCGGCGCCTTCCACACCGTGGATATCGCAATTCCGACCATGATCGAACAGGGCGCCGGCGGATCGATTGTCCTGATCAGTTCGTCCGCCGGGCTGGCCGGTATCGGCAGCGCCGATGCCGGCTCCATCGGCTACACCGCCGCAAAGCACGGACTTGTGGGTTTGATGCGGCTATACGCTAATTTGCTTGCACCGCATAGCATCCGGGTAAACTCGGTACATCCATCGGGGGTTGACACCCCGATGATCAACAATGAGTTCACCCTGCAATGGCTTGCCGAGTTGGCTGCAGGCACAGGTGCGCTGGGCGCAGGAAACGCCTTGCCGGTGCAGATTCTGCAGGCCGATGACATTGCCGATGCCGTTGCGTGGCTGGCGTCCGACGAGGCCCGATACATCACCGGCGTCGCCTTGCCGGTCGACGCGGGCTATGTGAATAAGAGGTAG
- a CDS encoding putative quinol monooxygenase, translating to MPVVVVATLTVKPESVDTVRDILTAAVTEVHNEPGCQLYSLHHTGETFVFIEQWADEEALRAHSTAPAVANMFTAAGEHLAGPPDIKLMQPIPAGDAGKGQLRP from the coding sequence ATGCCCGTCGTTGTCGTCGCCACGCTGACCGTCAAGCCCGAATCGGTCGACACCGTCCGCGACATCCTCACCGCCGCGGTCACCGAGGTACACAACGAACCCGGCTGCCAGCTCTACTCGCTGCACCACACGGGCGAGACCTTCGTGTTCATCGAGCAATGGGCCGACGAAGAGGCACTTCGCGCACACAGCACCGCGCCCGCGGTCGCCAACATGTTCACGGCGGCGGGCGAGCATCTTGCCGGGCCCCCGGACATCAAGCTGATGCAGCCTATTCCCGCCGGCGACGCAGGCAAAGGACAGCTCCGCCCCTGA
- a CDS encoding DNA translocase FtsK yields MASKTAARSGTRTSRSKATSRGNARSGRSTAPKKTASRPAKRPSRPARRRNRSMLALAGVACGRAMRATWMMAAKGTGGAARSIGRARDIEPGHRRDGIALVVLGLGFVVAASSWFAAAGPVGVGVDAVLRTFIGSAVVLLPIVLAATAIVLMRTQPNPDTRPRLILGSSLIALSFLGLRHLWAGSPEAPALRQHAAGFVGFAIGGPLSDGLTPWLAAPLLFIGALFGVLLLTGTTIREVPDALRGLFGTGLFQRADSDDGRYDQDYGDFAGDDADTVEVACEDFSDGYYDEDPLGPAGELPAWPTADSSELDDDEPTIPEPAVSRGGAKRGRGSRSAKQSLPPLDRVVEGPYTLPSLDLLVAGDPPKKRSAANSHMAGAIGEVLTQFKVDAAVTGCTRGPTVTRYEVELGPGVKVEKITALQKNIAYAVATESVRMLAPIPGKSAVGIEVPNTDREMVRLADVLTAPSTRRDHHPLVIGLGKDIEGDFISANLAKMPHLLVAGSTGSGKSSFVNSMLVSLLTRATPEEVRMILIDPKMVELTPYEGIPHLITPIITQPKKAAAALAWLVDEMEQRYQDMQASRVRHIDDFNDKVRSGAITAPLGSQREYRPYPYVVAIVDELADLMMTAPRDVEDAIVRITQKARAAGIHLVLATQRPSVDVVTGLIKTNVPSRLAFATSSLTDSRVILDQAGAEKLIGMGDGLFLPMGASKPIRLQGAFITDDEIHAVVTACKEQAEPEYTEGVTAAKPGGERKDVDPDIGDDMDVLLQAVELVVSSQFGSTSMLQRKLRVGFAKAGRLMDLMETRNIVGPSEGSKAREVLVKPDELAGTLALIRGGGSDDAPDED; encoded by the coding sequence ATGGCTAGTAAGACCGCCGCCCGCTCCGGAACCCGAACGAGCAGGTCAAAGGCCACTTCGCGGGGCAACGCTCGAAGTGGGAGATCGACAGCTCCCAAGAAGACGGCGAGCCGGCCGGCCAAGCGGCCAAGCAGACCTGCCCGGCGACGCAATCGCTCGATGTTGGCCTTGGCCGGGGTCGCTTGCGGCCGGGCCATGCGCGCGACCTGGATGATGGCGGCCAAGGGGACCGGTGGGGCGGCGCGATCGATCGGGCGAGCCCGCGACATCGAGCCCGGACACCGCCGGGACGGAATCGCGCTGGTTGTCCTGGGCCTGGGGTTTGTCGTTGCGGCAAGTTCGTGGTTTGCCGCCGCCGGCCCGGTGGGTGTCGGGGTCGACGCGGTGTTACGGACGTTCATCGGCTCGGCCGTCGTGCTTCTGCCGATCGTCCTGGCCGCCACCGCAATAGTGCTGATGCGGACCCAGCCCAATCCCGACACCCGGCCCAGGCTGATCCTGGGATCCAGCCTGATCGCCCTGTCCTTCCTCGGTCTGCGGCACCTGTGGGCGGGCTCGCCGGAAGCCCCGGCGCTGCGGCAACACGCGGCGGGTTTCGTGGGTTTCGCGATCGGTGGGCCGTTGTCGGATGGGTTGACACCATGGCTGGCCGCCCCCCTGTTGTTCATCGGTGCCCTGTTTGGGGTGCTGTTGTTGACCGGGACCACCATCCGCGAGGTGCCCGACGCCTTGCGCGGTCTGTTCGGCACCGGGTTGTTCCAGCGTGCAGACTCTGACGACGGCCGCTACGACCAGGACTACGGCGATTTCGCGGGTGACGATGCCGACACCGTGGAAGTGGCGTGCGAGGACTTCTCGGACGGCTACTACGACGAGGACCCGCTCGGACCCGCGGGCGAACTACCGGCCTGGCCGACGGCTGACTCGTCGGAGCTTGACGATGATGAACCGACCATCCCGGAACCGGCAGTCTCGCGGGGCGGCGCAAAACGCGGCCGTGGCTCTCGGTCCGCCAAGCAGAGCCTTCCGCCGCTGGACCGCGTCGTCGAAGGTCCCTACACGCTGCCCTCGCTGGACCTGCTGGTCGCCGGCGACCCACCCAAGAAGCGCAGCGCCGCCAACAGCCATATGGCCGGCGCCATCGGGGAGGTGCTCACCCAATTCAAGGTGGACGCCGCCGTCACCGGCTGCACCCGCGGGCCCACCGTGACCCGCTACGAGGTCGAGTTGGGGCCCGGTGTCAAGGTGGAGAAGATCACCGCACTGCAGAAAAACATCGCCTACGCGGTGGCCACCGAGAGCGTGCGCATGCTGGCCCCCATACCGGGCAAGTCCGCGGTAGGCATCGAGGTGCCCAACACCGACCGCGAAATGGTGCGGCTGGCCGACGTGCTCACCGCGCCATCGACCCGGCGTGACCATCATCCGCTGGTGATCGGGCTGGGCAAGGACATCGAAGGAGACTTCATCTCGGCCAACCTGGCCAAGATGCCGCACCTGCTGGTCGCCGGCTCTACCGGCTCCGGCAAGTCCAGCTTCGTCAACTCCATGCTGGTGTCGCTGCTTACCCGGGCCACCCCGGAAGAGGTCCGGATGATCCTGATCGACCCGAAGATGGTGGAACTGACCCCGTATGAAGGCATCCCGCATCTGATCACCCCGATCATCACGCAGCCCAAGAAGGCGGCCGCCGCGCTGGCCTGGCTGGTCGATGAGATGGAGCAGCGCTACCAGGACATGCAGGCTTCCCGGGTGCGCCATATCGACGACTTCAACGACAAGGTGCGATCGGGAGCGATCACCGCGCCCTTGGGCAGCCAGCGCGAGTACCGGCCTTACCCCTACGTCGTGGCTATCGTCGACGAATTGGCGGACCTGATGATGACCGCGCCACGCGACGTCGAGGACGCCATCGTGCGGATCACCCAAAAGGCCCGCGCCGCGGGCATTCACCTGGTGCTGGCCACCCAGCGCCCGTCGGTGGACGTGGTTACCGGGCTAATCAAGACCAACGTGCCATCCCGGCTGGCGTTCGCGACGTCGTCGCTGACCGACAGCCGGGTGATCCTGGACCAGGCGGGCGCGGAAAAACTGATCGGCATGGGCGACGGCCTATTTTTGCCGATGGGCGCGAGCAAACCGATCCGGTTGCAGGGCGCGTTCATCACCGACGACGAGATCCACGCCGTCGTCACCGCCTGCAAGGAGCAAGCCGAGCCCGAGTACACCGAGGGCGTCACGGCTGCCAAACCCGGCGGCGAGCGTAAGGACGTCGACCCGGACATCGGCGACGACATGGATGTGCTCTTGCAGGCCGTGGAGTTGGTGGTGTCCAGTCAGTTCGGCTCCACCTCGATGTTGCAGCGCAAGCTGCGGGTCGGATTCGCCAAAGCCGGCCGGTTGATGGACCTGATGGAGACCCGCAACATCGTCGGGCCCAGCGAGGGCTCGAAGGCCCGCGAGGTGCTGGTCAAGCCCGACGAGCTGGCCGGAACGCTGGCACTGATCAGGGGTGGGGGATCCGACGACGCGCCAGACGAGGATTGA
- a CDS encoding amino-acid N-acetyltransferase — MTESQPDFRPVVRRARTSDVPAIKKLVDTYAGRILLEKNLVTLYEAVQEIWVAEHEGNVVGCGALHVLWSDLGEIRTVAVDPAMTGHGVGHAIVNRLLEVARELQLERLFVLTFETEFFGKHGFTEIEGTPVTAEVFEEMCRSYDLGVAEFLDLSYVKPNILGNTRMLLVL; from the coding sequence GTGACTGAAAGCCAACCGGATTTCCGACCGGTCGTCCGGCGCGCCCGAACTTCAGATGTTCCAGCGATAAAAAAGCTCGTCGACACCTACGCGGGACGGATCCTGCTGGAAAAGAACCTGGTGACGCTTTATGAAGCGGTTCAGGAGATCTGGGTGGCCGAACACGAGGGCAACGTGGTCGGTTGCGGGGCGCTGCACGTATTGTGGTCGGATCTGGGTGAAATTCGCACCGTCGCCGTGGACCCCGCTATGACCGGACACGGTGTCGGGCACGCAATTGTCAATAGGCTGCTCGAGGTCGCCCGGGAACTTCAGCTGGAGCGGTTGTTCGTATTGACCTTTGAGACCGAATTCTTTGGCAAGCATGGCTTCACCGAAATCGAGGGCACACCGGTTACCGCGGAAGTATTCGAAGAGATGTGCCGGTCCTACGACCTCGGTGTCGCCGAATTTCTTGACCTGAGCTACGTCAAACCCAACATCTTGGGCAACACCCGGATGCTGTTGGTGCTCTGA
- the pgsA gene encoding CDP-diacylglycerol--glycerol-3-phosphate 3-phosphatidyltransferase gives MPGTARIANLANILTGLRLVLVPIFLYALFYDGGHQTTARVVAWAIFAVASITDRFDGLLARNYGMATEFGAFVDPIADKTLMGASLIGLSMLGDLPWWVTVLILTRELGVTALRLALIRRNVIPSSWGGKLKTVVQAVAIGLFVLPLSGALHMVAVVVMAIAVVLTVVTGIDYLLSTVREIRATNRGS, from the coding sequence ATGCCAGGAACCGCACGTATCGCTAACCTTGCCAATATCCTGACTGGCCTGCGGCTGGTGCTGGTCCCGATTTTCTTGTATGCGCTGTTCTATGACGGCGGTCACCAAACGACGGCTCGAGTTGTGGCATGGGCGATTTTCGCGGTTGCCAGCATTACCGATCGTTTCGACGGATTGCTGGCCCGCAACTATGGCATGGCCACCGAATTCGGCGCTTTTGTCGATCCGATAGCCGACAAGACGCTGATGGGGGCGTCGCTGATCGGCCTGTCGATGTTGGGCGATCTGCCGTGGTGGGTGACGGTATTGATCCTGACCCGCGAACTCGGGGTGACCGCGTTACGGCTGGCTCTGATTCGCCGCAATGTCATTCCCTCCAGCTGGGGTGGCAAGCTCAAGACCGTGGTACAGGCGGTGGCGATCGGTCTGTTCGTGCTGCCGCTCTCGGGGGCGCTGCACATGGTGGCCGTGGTGGTGATGGCGATTGCCGTCGTACTCACCGTGGTGACCGGCATCGACTACCTGCTATCGACAGTCAGGGAGATTCGCGCGACCAACCGCGGATCCTAG
- the clgR gene encoding transcriptional regulator ClgR gives MTSLVREVIGDVLREARTSQGRTLREVSDAARVSLGYLSEVERGRKEPSSELLNAICDALQIPLSGVLVGAGERMASEERASQAAPTQAAPTQAATATGATIDAQTKVVIPAVASLAVA, from the coding sequence ATGACGTCCTTGGTGCGTGAGGTCATTGGCGACGTGCTGCGCGAAGCCCGGACTTCGCAGGGCCGGACGCTGCGCGAGGTATCCGATGCGGCGCGGGTAAGCCTGGGATATCTGTCGGAGGTGGAGCGCGGCCGCAAGGAGCCGTCCAGCGAGCTGCTCAACGCGATCTGTGACGCGTTGCAGATCCCGCTGTCGGGGGTACTAGTCGGCGCGGGCGAGCGGATGGCGTCCGAGGAGCGCGCCTCTCAGGCCGCACCAACGCAGGCCGCACCAACGCAGGCCGCAACGGCGACCGGCGCCACCATCGATGCCCAGACCAAGGTGGTCATTCCAGCCGTGGCGTCGCTAGCGGTGGCTTGA
- the pspA gene encoding phage shock protein PspA, which yields MANPFVKAWKYLMALFNSKIDEHADPKVQIQQAIEEAQRTHQALTQQAAQVIGNQRQLEMRLNRQLADIEKLQVNVRQALTLADQATATGDAAKATEYNNAAEAFAAQLVTAEQSVEDLKALHDQALNAAAQAKRAVEQNSMVLQQKIAERTKLLSQLEQAKMQEQVSASLRSMSELAAPGNVPSLDEVRDKIERRYATALGQAELAESSVQGRMLEVQQAGVQMAGHSRLEQIRASMRGEALPAGGATPGAAPAAEAGGPVAEKPFGQQ from the coding sequence ATGGCCAATCCGTTCGTCAAAGCGTGGAAGTACCTCATGGCGCTGTTCAACTCCAAGATTGACGAGCACGCCGACCCAAAGGTGCAGATTCAGCAGGCCATCGAGGAAGCACAGCGTACCCACCAAGCGCTGACCCAACAGGCCGCGCAAGTGATCGGCAACCAGCGCCAACTGGAGATGAGGCTCAACCGGCAACTGGCGGACATCGAAAAGCTGCAGGTAAACGTGCGCCAGGCGCTGACTCTAGCGGACCAGGCCACCGCAACCGGAGACGCCGCCAAGGCGACCGAGTACAACAACGCTGCCGAGGCGTTCGCCGCCCAGCTGGTGACCGCCGAGCAAAGCGTCGAAGACCTCAAGGCGCTGCACGATCAGGCGCTGAACGCGGCCGCCCAGGCCAAGCGGGCTGTCGAACAGAACTCGATGGTGTTGCAACAGAAGATCGCCGAACGTACCAAGCTGCTCAGCCAGCTCGAGCAGGCGAAGATGCAGGAGCAGGTCAGTGCGTCGCTGCGGTCGATGAGTGAGCTCGCCGCCCCGGGCAACGTCCCGAGCCTCGATGAGGTGCGCGACAAGATCGAACGTCGGTACGCCACCGCGCTCGGGCAGGCCGAGCTGGCCGAGAGCTCGGTGCAGGGCCGCATGCTCGAGGTCCAGCAGGCCGGCGTGCAGATGGCGGGCCATTCCAGGTTGGAACAGATCCGGGCGTCGATGCGTGGAGAAGCCCTACCGGCCGGCGGTGCCACTCCCGGCGCCGCCCCGGCGGCCGAAGCCGGCGGACCGGTCGCCGAGAAACCTTTCGGTCAGCAGTAG
- the pspM gene encoding phage shock envelope stress response protein PspM gives MAVRATQRGHWRAALQRGLDFLGEWSDFAARRISAATDPRARLLRRRRRALRWALIFTAGCVFWGLVTAVLAAWGWFALLLQVTGAIAVVQVIPATLLFFRYHWLRSEPLPAQRPASTRRLPPPGSAARPAMSALGASERGFFSLLGVMERGVLLPPAEVQELTDAANQTASAMAATAAEVVSMERAARYSESSRSYLVPTINAFTAQLSAGVRQYNEMVTAAAQLVSSANGAAVGEPGSQQRYRDELVGATDRLVGWAQAFDELGGLPRR, from the coding sequence GTGGCGGTTAGGGCGACTCAGCGTGGGCACTGGCGTGCCGCGCTGCAGCGCGGGTTGGATTTTCTCGGTGAGTGGTCCGATTTCGCCGCCCGAAGGATCAGCGCCGCCACCGACCCGCGGGCCAGGTTGCTTCGTCGGCGCCGCCGGGCGCTGCGGTGGGCCCTCATCTTCACCGCCGGGTGCGTGTTCTGGGGATTGGTGACCGCGGTGCTGGCGGCCTGGGGCTGGTTCGCGTTGCTGCTACAGGTCACCGGGGCGATCGCGGTCGTGCAGGTTATTCCCGCGACGCTGTTGTTCTTTCGCTATCACTGGCTACGGTCCGAGCCGCTGCCGGCGCAGCGGCCGGCGAGCACCCGCCGCCTGCCGCCACCCGGTTCCGCAGCGCGACCGGCGATGTCCGCGCTGGGCGCCTCCGAACGCGGGTTCTTCTCGCTGTTAGGCGTGATGGAACGGGGAGTCCTGCTGCCGCCAGCTGAAGTCCAGGAGTTGACGGACGCGGCCAACCAGACCGCCTCGGCGATGGCGGCCACCGCCGCTGAGGTGGTGTCGATGGAGCGGGCCGCGCGGTACTCCGAATCATCCCGCTCTTACCTGGTGCCCACCATCAACGCCTTCACCGCGCAGCTGAGCGCCGGCGTACGCCAGTACAACGAAATGGTTACCGCTGCAGCGCAATTGGTTTCATCGGCTAATGGTGCCGCGGTCGGCGAGCCGGGGTCGCAACAGCGCTACCGCGACGAGCTGGTGGGCGCCACCGATCGTCTGGTCGGCTGGGCGCAGGCCTTCGATGAACTCGGCGGTCTGCCGCGCCGCTAG
- a CDS encoding limonene-1,2-epoxide hydrolase family protein, with protein MTEPTQIATDNIRTVERFLNALQDADFETVDEVLDDDLVYQNVGLPTIRGRSRTMRLFRRMDGRMGFAVKIHRAAADGAAVLTERTDALILGRLRIQFWVCGVFEVHGGRITLWRDYFDFYDMTKALVRGLAALAIPSLKATM; from the coding sequence ATGACCGAGCCGACTCAGATAGCTACCGACAACATCCGCACGGTCGAGCGGTTCTTGAACGCGCTGCAGGACGCGGATTTCGAAACCGTAGACGAGGTGTTGGACGACGACCTCGTGTATCAGAACGTTGGACTGCCAACCATCCGCGGCCGCAGCCGAACAATGCGGCTGTTCCGGCGGATGGACGGCCGCATGGGGTTTGCGGTGAAGATCCACCGCGCCGCCGCCGACGGCGCCGCGGTACTCACCGAACGCACCGACGCCTTGATCTTGGGCCGGCTGCGCATTCAGTTCTGGGTCTGCGGCGTTTTTGAAGTCCACGGCGGGCGCATCACGCTGTGGCGGGACTATTTCGACTTCTACGACATGACCAAGGCGTTGGTACGCGGGCTGGCCGCGCTGGCGATCCCGTCGCTCAAGGCGACGATGTAG